The Agarilytica rhodophyticola genome has a window encoding:
- a CDS encoding LuxR C-terminal-related transcriptional regulator, whose translation MRHNIVKGQADSLLDKLKVSTSIGAEVKSHFSYDSSDSFSFMEEVTRANSLDTVDKAIATIAYQHGFHYYSMFTAMTSLNNNLHLHSIAQGNLDYMMHYRAKGYFSCDPMIRLARCNTIPFVWNAHSYRDKLESDLSINERGVVNDSLDFGMIQALNIPFHSPTKSNGLLRFIRMYGEPMNNKEIYNFTSEVTLLCSMIFEKNCRLLMPAMEANSQFAIVLTPREIEVLQWIACGKNPSYIGDKLGISENTVLTHLKNIRKKLNVRNITHAVAKALALKIISV comes from the coding sequence ATGCGTCATAATATTGTAAAAGGACAAGCCGATTCACTGTTAGATAAGCTCAAAGTTTCGACTAGTATTGGCGCTGAGGTGAAAAGTCATTTTTCTTATGACTCTTCAGATTCTTTTTCTTTTATGGAAGAAGTCACTCGCGCCAATTCTTTGGATACAGTAGATAAGGCTATTGCTACTATTGCTTATCAGCATGGTTTTCACTATTACTCGATGTTTACAGCAATGACTTCCCTTAACAATAATTTACACTTACATTCTATTGCTCAGGGAAATTTGGACTACATGATGCACTATCGTGCTAAAGGTTACTTTTCGTGTGACCCGATGATTAGACTTGCGCGTTGTAACACCATTCCCTTCGTGTGGAACGCTCACAGTTATAGAGATAAGCTGGAGAGCGATCTTAGTATCAATGAGCGAGGAGTTGTTAATGACTCCCTTGATTTCGGTATGATTCAAGCGCTGAATATCCCTTTTCATTCGCCAACTAAAAGTAATGGTCTTCTTAGGTTTATACGTATGTATGGCGAGCCGATGAATAATAAAGAAATCTATAATTTTACTTCGGAAGTCACGCTTCTTTGCAGTATGATTTTTGAGAAAAACTGCCGACTATTAATGCCAGCTATGGAGGCTAACTCGCAATTTGCAATTGTACTTACGCCGAGAGAAATAGAAGTTTTACAATGGATTGCATGCGGCAAAAATCCTTCTTATATAGGCGACAAATTAGGTATCTCTGAAAACACCGTATTAACTCACTTAAAGAATATCAGAAAAAAGCTGAACGTGAGAAATATAACCCATGCGGTAGCCAAGGCATTAGCTCTCAAAATTATCTCGGTATAA
- a CDS encoding sensor histidine kinase, whose product MFLAQTKKLVSSSNFRFTFYVMGSAWLIFTVVLVMLYQISLVTLWETSVMENQELEAIENVLYSKDAPDSFAAKEKALQEIKQQRNLQFTIINYDDHALRDIEGAIYVENEVVENYEPSFFHSFLSRFILPESYNFEFPIDDTKLISITMSDESFLRAKGVLKSALISFIIATFLLFLLAMFYYTKRTVNRINDINQTCNNIIQGNLGKRVPLTRHNDDYDSLAENINIMLDKIQSLLQGVQQISDNIAHDLRTPLTHLRNKLEHLEYEDEEKQKLIASADNILSLFNSILSITKLEFHTMEVTKQEVDMDTLIYDLVELYEPIAEEKNIRLLSSLNPLVVKANKDLIFQALSNLIENAIKYSRKDGDISIKVEKLVDNTHLITIQDSGEGIPIEEQKAVFRRMYRAEKHRGSVGHGLGLTMTKAILDHHQWKIQLQNIANGLQIKIHIPPTLMKT is encoded by the coding sequence ATGTTCTTGGCCCAGACAAAAAAGTTAGTTAGCAGTTCAAATTTCCGTTTTACCTTTTACGTGATGGGAAGTGCATGGTTAATATTTACTGTTGTATTAGTTATGTTATATCAAATTTCCCTGGTAACACTGTGGGAAACCAGTGTGATGGAGAACCAGGAGTTAGAAGCAATAGAAAATGTATTATACAGTAAAGATGCACCCGACTCCTTTGCAGCAAAAGAAAAAGCCTTACAAGAAATCAAACAACAAAGAAATTTACAATTCACGATAATTAATTACGACGATCATGCTCTGAGGGATATCGAGGGTGCTATTTACGTAGAAAACGAAGTAGTTGAAAATTATGAGCCATCGTTCTTTCACTCGTTCTTATCTCGCTTTATTTTGCCAGAAAGCTACAACTTTGAATTCCCTATAGACGACACCAAATTAATATCCATCACTATGAGTGACGAGAGCTTTCTCAGAGCAAAGGGAGTTCTTAAAAGCGCACTTATTTCATTTATTATTGCAACATTTTTATTATTCTTACTGGCTATGTTTTATTACACGAAACGCACGGTTAACCGTATCAATGATATTAATCAAACGTGTAATAATATTATTCAGGGGAACCTTGGCAAAAGAGTTCCTCTTACTCGCCATAATGATGACTACGATAGTTTAGCTGAGAATATCAATATTATGCTAGACAAAATACAAAGCTTATTACAAGGAGTTCAGCAAATCTCAGATAATATTGCCCATGACCTTAGAACACCATTAACACATTTGAGAAATAAACTTGAGCATTTGGAATACGAAGACGAGGAGAAGCAAAAACTTATTGCCAGTGCCGACAATATATTATCTCTATTTAACAGTATCTTAAGTATTACTAAGCTGGAATTTCATACCATGGAAGTGACGAAGCAAGAGGTAGATATGGATACCTTGATATACGACCTAGTAGAGCTATACGAACCTATCGCAGAAGAGAAAAACATTAGATTACTAAGCTCCCTTAACCCACTTGTAGTAAAAGCTAATAAAGACCTAATCTTTCAAGCACTGTCAAATCTTATCGAGAATGCAATAAAGTATTCTCGCAAAGATGGAGATATTAGTATAAAAGTTGAAAAGCTTGTTGATAATACTCATCTTATTACGATACAAGATTCAGGCGAAGGAATACCAATAGAAGAACAAAAAGCCGTGTTTAGAAGGATGTATCGTGCAGAGAAACACCGTGGCAGTGTAGGCCACGGCTTAGGTTTAACTATGACAAAAGCTATTCTTGACCATCACCAGTGGAAGATACAACTACAAAATATAGCAAACGGGTTACAAATAAAAATTCATATCCCTCCTACTCTCATGAAGACCTAA
- a CDS encoding LysE family translocator: MTLTTAFALFGAMFVLALIPGPGVFAVVARSMSSGFRHGAITTLGIVAGDYVFIVLTVSGLVALANTMGSFFVILKYLGAAYLLWLAISLWRAEVHSGDIQGVKDFSFMSNFLTGLFTTLGNPKAILFYIGFFPTFLDLSTISVLDVSLILFIATIAIGSVKLGYAFVASNTRRLISSPRAQKSTNRVASCIMACSGVLLAVKS; this comes from the coding sequence ATGACACTAACAACCGCTTTTGCTCTATTTGGCGCTATGTTTGTATTGGCCCTTATTCCAGGGCCTGGTGTATTTGCTGTTGTTGCTCGTTCAATGTCGTCGGGGTTTCGCCATGGTGCAATTACTACCTTAGGAATTGTCGCTGGTGACTATGTTTTTATTGTTTTGACAGTATCGGGTTTAGTTGCCCTTGCAAATACTATGGGAAGTTTCTTTGTTATTTTAAAATATTTGGGTGCTGCTTATCTTCTTTGGCTAGCGATTTCCCTTTGGCGAGCCGAAGTGCATTCTGGTGATATTCAAGGAGTTAAAGACTTTTCGTTTATGTCCAACTTCTTAACGGGGCTATTTACCACACTTGGAAACCCAAAAGCGATTTTATTTTATATTGGTTTTTTCCCTACATTCTTGGATCTATCGACTATCTCTGTACTAGATGTATCACTCATACTCTTTATTGCAACAATTGCTATTGGGAGTGTCAAGCTCGGCTATGCTTTTGTGGCGAGTAATACTCGACGACTTATCTCTAGCCCTCGAGCGCAGAAAAGTACAAATCGTGTAGCTAGCTGCATTATGGCATGCAGTGGTGTATTGCTCGCTGTAAAGTCTTAG
- a CDS encoding MATE family efflux transporter: MVSKTNTNSQKAKLVEGSIPRHVIEMSLMGSVGLIGIFLVDLLDMYFLSLLADVELTAAVGYASSVTFFTTSVCIGLSIATGIIQARMIGADEHLKAKEKFLGSILLSFIVSLVVLLILLPSMQYTLEVLGASGRTLLYAKQYIEIVMPTLPFLALAMCFAGVLRSLGAAKSSMWVTLCGSIVNGILDPIFIFSLELGIEGAALASAAARIAMFIMGSVLLIKHYHYYTSTTSTELYNSALATFKLSVPAVLTNFATPVGNAYVVSVMSNYDDGAVSGFAIIGRIIPIAFAIVFSLSGAVGPIIGQNLGAKNYHRIQQTISFSYLFVSVYVSVTWLLLLIIANWLVDIFGATGEAANLLLLFCNIASLSFIFTGITFVSNAVFNNLGKPHYSTVMNWLKATLGTVPFVYIGSIYSGSQGVLIGQAIGSIVFGIASFLFLHYFFNSFKQTNIE, translated from the coding sequence ATGGTTAGTAAAACAAACACCAACTCACAGAAGGCCAAGCTTGTAGAGGGTTCAATACCACGCCACGTGATAGAAATGTCGTTAATGGGCTCAGTGGGACTTATTGGAATTTTCTTAGTGGATCTTCTCGATATGTACTTCTTGAGTTTACTGGCCGATGTAGAGCTTACAGCCGCTGTAGGATATGCAAGTTCAGTGACTTTCTTTACTACCTCGGTATGTATCGGCTTATCTATTGCCACAGGCATTATACAGGCAAGAATGATAGGAGCTGATGAACACTTAAAGGCTAAGGAGAAATTTCTAGGCTCGATATTACTAAGCTTTATTGTATCCCTCGTAGTTCTGCTTATACTACTACCGAGTATGCAATATACGCTTGAGGTTCTGGGGGCATCAGGTAGGACCTTGCTCTATGCCAAGCAATACATAGAGATAGTCATGCCTACTTTGCCGTTTTTAGCACTGGCAATGTGTTTCGCAGGAGTATTACGCAGCCTTGGTGCAGCCAAAAGTTCTATGTGGGTTACTCTATGTGGCAGTATTGTTAACGGTATACTCGATCCCATTTTTATTTTCTCTTTGGAGTTAGGTATCGAGGGAGCAGCCCTAGCATCAGCTGCTGCTAGAATAGCAATGTTTATAATGGGAAGCGTCCTTCTCATCAAGCATTATCATTACTATACCAGCACTACGTCGACAGAGTTATACAACAGCGCCTTGGCAACGTTTAAGCTTTCAGTTCCAGCGGTTTTAACTAATTTTGCGACTCCGGTAGGTAACGCCTATGTAGTTTCTGTCATGTCCAACTATGATGATGGTGCGGTTTCAGGCTTCGCGATTATTGGTCGAATAATACCGATAGCATTTGCTATTGTATTTTCTTTATCTGGTGCAGTTGGGCCGATAATTGGCCAAAATCTTGGTGCAAAAAATTATCATCGCATCCAACAAACGATTAGTTTCTCCTATTTATTTGTTAGCGTTTATGTATCAGTAACTTGGCTATTATTACTAATCATAGCGAACTGGTTAGTGGATATCTTTGGCGCTACTGGTGAAGCAGCAAATTTACTTTTACTGTTTTGTAATATTGCCTCCCTATCTTTTATCTTTACCGGTATAACCTTTGTAAGTAATGCAGTATTTAATAACTTAGGTAAACCTCATTATTCCACTGTTATGAACTGGCTAAAAGCAACACTAGGAACAGTTCCTTTTGTTTATATCGGCAGTATATATTCTGGGAGTCAGGGTGTGCTTATTGGACAAGCGATTGGCAGTATTGTCTTTGGTATCGCTTCATTTTTGTTTTTACATTACTTTTTTAATTCATTCAAACAGACAAATATTGAGTAA
- a CDS encoding DUF2855 family protein, giving the protein MTEQLIKATEIWVEKTNVANSKIVEQELAVENLSEGEVLLKIDSFGFSANNITYAMFGDKMGYWGFFPANEQWGIVPVWGFATVIASTHPALKVGERMYGYLPMASHWIVQVGKESATGFIDVHPKRKSISPVYDNYLYCAADPGYREDREPWQLNYRPLFMTSFVLDDFVREGLCEAQQNSSDVRQVILTSASSKTAYGAAHLLLKHKAESDLGYQVIGLTSPANKEFTSSLGCYDKVFAYDEVDALSFEQNSWVLDFAGNKSLLLQLQVLLGDKLGKLLLIGSTDVEAQQDKPDGNLNSEFFFAPSQVKKRMHEWGKEGFSVKYAQAWQGFATQLGDNLKVASYSGAEAIQKVYQFGLQGSLSNAELNVLKFD; this is encoded by the coding sequence ATGACCGAGCAACTAATTAAAGCGACAGAAATATGGGTTGAAAAAACCAATGTCGCCAATAGTAAAATTGTGGAGCAAGAACTTGCTGTGGAAAATCTTTCAGAGGGAGAAGTATTGCTAAAAATTGATAGCTTTGGTTTTTCGGCTAATAATATTACTTATGCAATGTTCGGAGATAAAATGGGGTATTGGGGCTTTTTCCCCGCCAATGAACAATGGGGGATAGTACCGGTATGGGGTTTTGCTACCGTGATAGCCTCTACTCACCCTGCTCTTAAAGTAGGCGAAAGAATGTACGGTTATTTGCCAATGGCTTCACATTGGATTGTGCAAGTCGGCAAGGAATCTGCTACAGGTTTTATCGATGTTCATCCAAAGCGCAAAAGTATTTCGCCTGTATACGATAACTATCTTTATTGCGCGGCTGATCCGGGGTATCGGGAGGATCGAGAGCCGTGGCAGCTTAATTATCGCCCATTATTTATGACTTCTTTCGTTTTAGATGACTTTGTACGCGAAGGTTTATGTGAAGCCCAACAAAACAGTAGCGATGTTCGGCAGGTGATACTAACCAGTGCTTCGAGTAAAACTGCCTACGGCGCAGCCCATCTACTTTTAAAACATAAGGCCGAGAGCGATTTGGGTTATCAAGTCATTGGACTGACCTCTCCTGCAAATAAGGAGTTTACTTCTAGCTTAGGCTGCTACGATAAAGTTTTTGCTTATGATGAAGTAGATGCCTTGTCCTTTGAGCAAAACTCATGGGTGTTAGATTTTGCTGGCAATAAATCATTGCTATTACAGCTACAGGTGCTGTTGGGAGATAAGTTAGGTAAATTGTTATTAATTGGCTCGACTGATGTTGAAGCGCAACAGGATAAACCTGATGGTAACCTGAATAGTGAATTTTTCTTCGCTCCTAGCCAAGTGAAAAAACGGATGCACGAATGGGGGAAGGAAGGTTTTTCTGTTAAGTATGCTCAAGCGTGGCAAGGTTTTGCTACCCAGCTAGGTGATAATCTCAAAGTAGCTAGCTATAGTGGCGCTGAGGCAATTCAAAAAGTTTACCAATTTGGTTTGCAGGGTAGTTTAAGTAATGCTGAACTTAATGTACTGAAGTTTGATTGA
- a CDS encoding two-component system response regulator — protein sequence MSAQDDYRNKRALLLKDNDLNFHAIHGAISSADLPLKFDHAPAMIRAKELIEQQQYDVILTDIDLPDSAGVETITTLLSLASNTPVVVISNTDSDMLAIEAVHLGADDYIPKHYISDSSLVGRILRHVVERHQFKLDMAKVRDRERFLAHYDQCTGLPNRLLFLDRLHQAVMQAQRNSYQFAIFFIDLDRFKYTNDTVGHTAGDEVLRCIGKRMKKLIRDSDTVARFSGDEFVLILHFSHDRDAMTHLAEKIIEEINKPIPFGHNLCHVGASIGIACYPNHGNCPEHLIKNADMAMYEAKSRGRNQIHFFTQELYEKRSHYFILEKALREALHEPEKNFELHFQPRVDLTSGKVHSVESLLRWHHPKIGDIPPSQFIPFAEDVGLIEQIDAWVLETACKRAYQWREVETNISIGINISGVSFNQPYFVNDIVKPLLEKYHVKKHRIEMEITESVLLDDTQQIIEHLNALKALGVGLAIDDFGTGFSSLSYLNNFPIDTLKIDGSFICDKNSTKSEKALLKAIIALGNALDMKVVAECVETAAQKEYLHSLNCNEGQGYYWCKPRADWTPEKKDNIIKMQQRKHKKISH from the coding sequence ATGTCTGCCCAGGATGACTATCGAAATAAAAGAGCGTTACTTTTAAAAGATAATGATCTTAATTTCCATGCCATTCATGGTGCAATTAGTAGCGCGGATCTTCCACTAAAGTTTGACCACGCTCCGGCTATGATCAGGGCAAAAGAGCTCATAGAGCAACAACAATATGATGTTATTCTGACAGATATAGATTTACCTGATTCTGCCGGCGTCGAAACCATCACCACACTGTTATCATTGGCTAGCAATACCCCAGTAGTTGTTATATCTAACACAGATAGCGATATGCTCGCTATAGAAGCAGTTCATCTAGGGGCCGACGATTATATACCTAAGCACTATATCTCTGATAGCAGCCTAGTAGGACGCATACTGCGCCACGTAGTCGAGCGTCACCAGTTTAAACTAGATATGGCAAAAGTGCGTGATAGAGAGCGCTTTCTAGCACACTATGACCAGTGCACCGGCCTGCCCAACCGCTTACTTTTTTTAGATCGCCTGCATCAAGCCGTTATGCAAGCCCAACGCAATTCATATCAGTTCGCCATATTTTTTATCGACTTAGATCGCTTTAAATATACAAATGATACAGTAGGTCACACCGCCGGGGATGAAGTGTTACGATGTATTGGCAAACGTATGAAAAAACTAATACGTGATTCAGATACCGTAGCGCGTTTTAGTGGTGACGAATTCGTGTTAATACTTCACTTTAGTCATGACAGAGATGCGATGACTCATCTTGCAGAAAAAATAATTGAAGAAATAAATAAGCCTATCCCCTTTGGCCATAATCTGTGTCATGTGGGTGCGAGTATTGGTATTGCATGCTATCCAAACCATGGCAACTGCCCCGAACATTTAATTAAAAATGCAGATATGGCGATGTATGAAGCCAAGAGTCGAGGGCGAAACCAAATACATTTTTTTACTCAAGAATTATATGAAAAACGTAGTCACTATTTTATTTTGGAAAAAGCACTACGAGAAGCACTACATGAACCAGAAAAAAACTTTGAATTACATTTTCAACCTAGAGTAGATTTAACATCAGGCAAGGTTCACTCGGTCGAATCATTGCTACGTTGGCATCATCCTAAGATCGGGGATATTCCACCTAGCCAATTTATTCCATTCGCAGAAGATGTTGGACTCATCGAGCAAATTGATGCTTGGGTATTAGAAACCGCTTGTAAGAGAGCTTATCAATGGCGTGAAGTAGAAACTAATATCAGTATTGGAATCAATATATCAGGGGTTTCATTTAATCAACCTTACTTCGTTAATGACATAGTTAAACCTTTATTAGAAAAATATCATGTTAAGAAGCATCGTATTGAAATGGAAATAACTGAAAGTGTATTACTAGACGATACACAGCAGATTATCGAACATCTCAATGCATTAAAAGCCCTGGGGGTTGGTTTAGCTATCGATGATTTTGGCACTGGGTTTTCATCTCTAAGTTATCTTAATAACTTTCCTATCGATACATTAAAAATTGATGGTAGCTTTATCTGTGACAAAAACAGCACAAAAAGTGAAAAAGCTTTATTGAAAGCTATTATTGCTTTAGGCAATGCTTTGGATATGAAAGTTGTAGCTGAGTGTGTAGAAACGGCAGCCCAAAAAGAGTATTTACATAGTCTAAATTGTAATGAAGGACAGGGCTACTATTGGTGTAAACCGAGAGCTGACTGGACGCCTGAAAAGAAAGATAACATAATTAAAATGCAACAAAGAAAACATAAGAAAATATCTCACTAA
- a CDS encoding surface lipoprotein assembly modifier codes for MIGSALIKVFRKTYRLLIPAITVIILYSRSEIAFAKSPFQFKASVGAEHDSNVSVNELDSNTAQGDNLASLGADLSYKTRLNKKFTISANVGVDQTLHHTFDNFDLQIRKASSGLSYKQDKTTFGLTGYYIDITLGNNDFLTIRNLSPSISHNFTSQSFIRANFTAADKSFSGRSERDAESGAVGLDYYYFMSGTNHYISLGIKYKQEDSLSSIFDYDGNTFKVRWIKSIEAFNKKTKLRIGWSFENRDYNDAFSAGDERRHDDRNKAFIAWKVPFNKNTNVTFKYEYADFTSTLQAADYLQHTTSITFDFAS; via the coding sequence ATGATAGGTTCGGCCCTAATAAAGGTTTTCAGAAAGACTTATCGCCTATTAATACCTGCAATAACGGTAATTATCTTATATTCGCGGAGTGAAATAGCCTTTGCTAAATCCCCATTTCAGTTTAAGGCCAGTGTTGGCGCTGAACACGATAGTAATGTTTCAGTAAATGAATTGGACTCAAATACAGCTCAAGGGGATAACCTTGCCAGCCTAGGCGCAGACTTGAGCTATAAAACACGGTTAAACAAAAAGTTCACAATATCAGCCAATGTGGGTGTGGATCAAACATTACACCACACCTTTGATAACTTTGATCTGCAAATTCGCAAAGCCTCCTCCGGACTATCATACAAACAAGATAAAACAACTTTTGGGCTGACGGGCTACTATATTGATATCACTTTAGGGAATAACGACTTCCTGACTATACGTAATCTCTCTCCCTCTATAAGCCATAATTTCACATCGCAATCCTTCATCAGAGCAAATTTCACCGCTGCCGATAAGTCGTTTAGTGGTCGCTCAGAGCGGGATGCAGAATCAGGTGCCGTGGGCCTGGATTACTATTACTTTATGAGTGGAACCAATCACTACATATCTCTTGGCATCAAATATAAGCAGGAAGATTCCCTATCTTCTATTTTTGATTATGACGGCAATACCTTTAAGGTACGTTGGATAAAAAGTATTGAAGCATTTAACAAAAAAACCAAGCTTCGTATCGGCTGGAGTTTCGAAAACAGAGACTATAACGATGCTTTTTCTGCTGGAGATGAACGACGTCATGACGACAGAAATAAAGCATTTATTGCATGGAAAGTTCCTTTTAATAAAAACACAAATGTTACATTTAAATATGAATACGCCGATTTTACCTCGACCTTACAAGCTGCAGATTACCTGCAGCATACAACCAGTATTACCTTTGATTTCGCATCCTGA
- a CDS encoding cupin domain-containing protein — protein sequence MKINAEFDQRVVVHSQEMEWVESPMPGVSRRALDRVGGEVARATTIVKYEPNSHFSPHVHTGGEEFIVLSGVFQDEHGDFPAGSYIRNPPESKHKPGSDDGCVIFVKLWQFQPEDRTHVRLNMNYMQTIPHKAFEGISFAPLYNDEYEDVVVMDFDANAELNLDVKNGAEILVLEGEVKEGDDLLVQHSWLRVPQNEKIQAKAGGKGAKVWMKTRHLDRVDQEITRVTNA from the coding sequence ATGAAAATTAATGCGGAATTTGACCAGCGCGTTGTCGTCCATAGCCAGGAAATGGAATGGGTAGAATCGCCGATGCCTGGCGTATCAAGACGCGCTCTTGACCGTGTGGGGGGGGAGGTTGCCCGGGCGACAACTATTGTAAAATATGAACCTAACAGCCACTTTTCACCCCATGTTCATACTGGCGGCGAGGAGTTTATCGTACTTTCTGGGGTGTTTCAGGATGAGCATGGAGACTTCCCTGCGGGCTCCTATATTCGAAATCCTCCAGAGTCTAAACATAAGCCTGGCTCAGATGATGGTTGCGTTATTTTTGTAAAGCTTTGGCAATTTCAGCCAGAAGATAGAACTCATGTACGCCTTAATATGAACTATATGCAAACCATACCTCACAAAGCATTTGAAGGTATTTCTTTTGCTCCTCTTTACAACGATGAATATGAGGATGTCGTTGTGATGGATTTTGATGCTAATGCCGAATTAAATCTTGATGTAAAAAATGGGGCAGAAATACTTGTATTAGAAGGCGAAGTAAAAGAGGGTGATGATTTGCTTGTGCAGCATAGTTGGTTACGAGTGCCACAAAATGAGAAAATACAAGCAAAAGCTGGTGGAAAAGGTGCGAAAGTTTGGATGAAGACCAGACACCTTGATCGTGTTGATCAGGAAATTACTCGTGTCACTAATGCCTAG
- a CDS encoding carboxymuconolactone decarboxylase family protein: MFDMKNLQKIANLKENAPEAMAGFLALDEAALKEGAIPKKYKELMALAVALTTQCGYCLEVHRKAALKAGATEEELAETTFVAVALRAGAALTHGTHLV, translated from the coding sequence ATGTTTGATATGAAGAACTTACAGAAGATTGCTAATTTGAAAGAGAATGCCCCTGAGGCAATGGCTGGATTTTTGGCATTGGATGAAGCAGCCCTGAAAGAAGGTGCTATACCTAAGAAATACAAAGAACTGATGGCGCTTGCCGTAGCGCTGACAACTCAGTGTGGTTATTGTCTTGAGGTTCACCGTAAAGCAGCATTAAAAGCGGGCGCAACTGAAGAGGAGTTGGCAGAAACCACTTTTGTGGCTGTTGCACTTCGAGCGGGTGCTGCACTTACTCATGGTACACACCTAGTATAA
- a CDS encoding alpha/beta fold hydrolase yields MEINNVFLGGHEYRYAFYRNNSLHAPFGIFLMGNLQEIESVKFFSEKFSESLNLFVVEVPGTGLTNPLPAVFNIQEQANLLRDFIEEMNIDSAHVLAFSYATPIALELCVNWAGAITLTMCGGMAGIPTESRLATMAILSDAIRDKKKFADEFISRLTCADELIPRGKVIARSARQKVHRYSEKQVLCFCENTVRILSYKPSDISGLKIPCLLFIGEKDPYVTVANAKKLVDSLPNCEFSVVKNADHLVHLEHPERTAELMLKLTNDHVNYYPLNKGHINAGVNLEAIC; encoded by the coding sequence GTGGAAATTAATAATGTCTTCTTGGGTGGTCATGAATACCGTTATGCTTTTTACAGAAATAATTCGTTACATGCTCCATTTGGAATTTTTCTTATGGGTAATTTGCAGGAAATTGAATCAGTAAAATTTTTTTCTGAAAAATTTTCAGAATCGCTAAATCTATTTGTTGTAGAAGTTCCCGGTACTGGGCTAACAAATCCTCTACCTGCTGTATTTAATATACAGGAGCAGGCAAATTTGCTTAGAGATTTTATCGAAGAAATGAACATTGATAGTGCCCATGTTTTAGCCTTTTCGTATGCAACACCAATCGCACTAGAATTGTGCGTTAATTGGGCAGGGGCGATAACTTTAACAATGTGTGGCGGTATGGCCGGCATACCTACAGAATCCCGCCTCGCCACTATGGCAATACTGAGCGATGCAATACGTGATAAAAAAAAGTTTGCCGATGAATTTATTAGTCGCTTAACTTGTGCGGATGAACTAATACCACGGGGAAAAGTTATTGCCAGAAGCGCTAGGCAAAAGGTGCATCGATATAGCGAAAAGCAAGTTTTGTGCTTTTGTGAAAATACTGTTCGTATACTTTCATACAAGCCTTCCGATATTTCAGGTTTAAAAATACCTTGCCTTCTTTTCATTGGTGAAAAAGACCCATATGTTACAGTTGCAAATGCAAAAAAATTAGTGGACTCGCTACCTAACTGCGAATTCTCTGTAGTTAAAAATGCTGATCATCTTGTTCACCTAGAGCACCCTGAACGGACTGCTGAGTTAATGCTCAAGTTAACTAACGATCATGTTAACTATTACCCTTTGAATAAGGGGCATATAAATGCAGGTGTGAATCTTGAGGCTATTTGCTAA
- a CDS encoding response regulator transcription factor, translated as MKVLVVEDDGEVSSFIRSGLEQAAYTVDVCTCGKSGLLQASSENYDVIILDRMLPGVDGIAVTTTLRTTGVNTPILILSALGEVSHRVEGLKAGADDYLTKPFAFSELQVRLEVLSRRKRDPVKQCTELYCHDLRLNLLTHDAIRAGKIIKLQPREYRLLEYLLRHQKQVVTRTMLLENVWDYHFHPQTNIIDVHISRLRNKIDKPFENHLIHTIRGYGYVLGPDKKVS; from the coding sequence ATGAAAGTACTAGTAGTTGAAGACGACGGCGAGGTATCATCTTTCATCCGCTCAGGACTTGAACAGGCAGCCTATACCGTCGATGTATGCACCTGTGGCAAAAGTGGCCTGTTACAAGCTTCAAGTGAAAACTATGACGTGATTATTCTTGATCGTATGTTGCCTGGAGTGGACGGAATTGCTGTTACTACAACATTACGCACCACAGGGGTCAATACACCTATTCTAATACTCAGTGCTCTAGGCGAAGTCAGTCACCGTGTTGAAGGCCTTAAAGCCGGTGCCGATGATTACCTAACCAAACCTTTTGCCTTTTCTGAACTGCAGGTGCGCCTTGAAGTACTATCGCGTAGAAAACGAGACCCTGTAAAACAATGTACAGAGCTTTACTGTCATGACCTGCGCCTTAATTTACTGACACACGACGCAATACGTGCTGGAAAAATTATCAAACTTCAACCACGTGAGTATCGATTACTGGAATATTTATTGAGGCATCAGAAACAAGTTGTTACACGTACTATGCTATTGGAAAACGTGTGGGATTATCATTTTCATCCTCAAACAAATATTATTGATGTTCATATATCTCGTTTGCGCAATAAAATCGATAAGCCATTTGAGAACCACCTAATACATACTATTAGAGGTTATGGGTATGTTCTTGGCCCAGACAAAAAAGTTAGTTAG